The Vicia villosa cultivar HV-30 ecotype Madison, WI unplaced genomic scaffold, Vvil1.0 ctg.000114F_1_1, whole genome shotgun sequence DNA window TGGATTATTTTCTCTTCAACGGAGGAAATTAAAACGAGGTTACATCGGGCTTATGTAGGGAAGGTGATAGTTGACAGTTCAACTGTTAATATTcaaacaacaatggaaatggaggGTTATTATGCAACAAAAATCACTCCAATGGGAGATTTCTGGTGTCTCattgaagaaacagaagaagGTTTTTTGTCGGATATCTTCGGGGAGGAGGAAGTATGGTGGAATAAGTGGTTTGAGGTGGTTAAGAGATGGAATGAAGAGGTGATCGATAACGATAGAGCAATATGGATTCGTATCACAGGGGTTCCTGCCCATGCTTGGTGTTCGGAATTCTTTATATTGGTTGCAAATCAATTGGGATCCTTCATATGTTTGGATGACAAAACGGCATCGGGTTTGAGTCTTGGCACGACGAGATTGCGCATCAGTGTTCCTTTGGAGATTAAATTACCGGAGTATGTTGCAGTCAACGTTGATGGCAAACGAATGTCTCTCCTTGTTAGAGAAGAACATCCCTTTCAACCGCCCTTTCCAGGTAACTCTTTCTCTCAAAATTTTGGCACTGCTTCTGTTTTAGAAACAGTTTCAACAGGTTTCGTTTTCGAATCAGACGATAGCATTGAGCAATTTTCTGTTGAAGAAGGTTTGGCTGGGTCGGTTAAGGGTGGGAATTGTttgagcggtaaagcggcaagcaacaaaagtttttgaaagtatttatccgggaaattatcgtgtccacggaGATTAGTGCTATGGAATCGCCGTttgacggattcttagttcttgaatTTGGGTTAAATGGATTTTAACGGTAAATGCggaaatataacatatgaacataaaataaattacattgttgatagagaataacttatctggtttgaatctaaactactcctcacaaacttagatttatcactctgccgtactcaatctacaatactcatcagaatcaccacatatccctcacatcaatgtccatttctgcaacaccaacgagagttcaactatattgctctttcgacgatgtctcaaccaatcgaacaacacagagacattaaactcaaatattatatggatgttaaccccaatcctatgtctagaatcaaaagctaacagatatccccctaatcaagatttgtgatgtctatttctacaacaacacaaatccaaagcatttaagcaaaaagatcaaggaaacaccgattaagatttgtaaatcaaactttatataacAATAGAGTAACAAATATACATAGGTTTAGAGTACACTTAtaaacaaacccaacaaaagtggttacaaagagaagaggaagagaagaaaaccaaatcttttgCGGTGTCAATCACGAGCAAAGAAGCTTCGACTCCGGATCATCCGATTACAACCTCCAATGGTGTTTTCAAGCTAAATttacccaaaaatgacctaggatgagttggggttcaaaaatacccaaaacataacctaaaaaatctgattttctcCTATTTATGCAATTTAGAGTTatgtacagcgcgcgtcgcgcgcaggagcgcgcatcgcgcccaacctgctgtcttgaaaaaacagcttttagtaaaaatgacgtaacttgagaaccgtaactccgatttgtgcccggttcgaagcgttggaaagcttattcaatttcccatctaacaatgacaacatatcaaccaaattggtgatttattattatttggttttgagctttattcatTGACGAGTTGGTTTCGTTGCTCAAAaatgcgcgtttgaagccgtgtcttcgacacgttattgctcatgctctaaatacgcctcaatacctacaaaatgaatagaaaactatcaaaaagtataaaagtatatgaaaatacatctattcacaaagtatacgtatttatacacaaaacggggtattatttaAACGGTATTAAAAAAAGTgtcgataagtgcaacaaaacatatatacaaaatacgtacatttttgcacttatcaGGAATCTGGAAGTAAATATGGAGGTTATAGCAGGTACAGGGAGACAATCCAACAACTGTATTAGCGAAGGCATAGGGTGTGGGCAGGAACATAGCGACAACGACATGACTAGAGATGTTGATACCAATCAGTCTCTCTCAATTTCAAAGGTTGCGATGGAAAGTGTCTCTCAGGTCAGTTGCTCGATGGAAGGTGGTGTTTTATTGGAAGCTAATGTTGTAGTAGAGGTAGCGAATCTTGAAGGAGCCAGCGGTAGCGTTAGAAATAACAAGGTATCGGGTGTTTTCGATTTAGCGGTGGGGAAGGCGAAGAACAAGAGAATTCGAAAACTGAAGGGGCTGAAACACAGGAAGATTGCGGATTTTAATGGAATGCTAGCTTCAAAATCTCTTTGGAAAATTCTTAACCTAAAAAACAAGAGACGCTGTTTCAATTCTTTTTCCAAGGCCGTTTCCAAGGAAGTTTATTATCCAGACATGGGGAAGGAATCAAGTCTTCTTTCTATTCGGTCGGTTCCAGTAGTATATGATGTGGAGTGTCACGGTCAAAAGAAGGAATGTGCAGACATTGGAAGAAATGATTGTAGACAATGGGGGATGTTAACAGAAGAATAGGGGGCTAAAATATGGAGCGGTATAGAAGCTTTGGGTGTGTTGAATCCGGGGGGAAGAAACAATATTATTGGGAAGATTGAGGAGTTAGAGAATAGATCTTTGTTGAGAAGAGGAGGTTTGAAGGGGTCTAGAAAATGTTATCCATgattttaggttcattgaatattaAAGGAGGTGGCAATGCCCTTAAAAGGCGAAGGCTTAAATCTTTGATCAACAAGGGCAAAGCGGGCGTGTTTATGTTTCAAgaaacaaaaatatcttttcttgAAGATTTTGTTGCAAAAATTTTTTGGAATAATGAGGGAATTGGTTATTCTTTTTCCAATTCGTCGGGTCTTTCAGGGGGTCTTCTAACAATGTGGAAGGAGGAGGTAATGGAGGTCATTTTTAGTTTTAAGGGGGAAGGATATATTGGAATTAAATTTCGGAAGGAGAATAAATTGTACTATTTGGTGAATATTTACTCTTAATTATTAGAGGAGGTGGCAATGCCCTTAAAAGGCGAAGGCTTAAATCTTTGATCAACAAGGGAAAAGCAGACGTGTTTATGTTTCAAgtaacaaaaatatcttttcttgAAGATTTTGTTGCAAAAAGTTTTTGGAATAATGAGGGAATTGGTTATTCTTTTTCCAATTCGTCGGGTCTTTCAAAGGGTCTTCTAACAATGTGGAAGGAGGTAATGGAGGTCATTTTTAGTTTTAAAGGGGAGTGAATATTTACTCTTCTTGttgtttgaataaaaaaaatcctTTGGAGAAAGTTGTTGGAGTTGAAGGAGTCTTTCAAAGACGGGGAGTGGATTCTAGAGGGGgattttaatgttattaaaaattGTCATTAAAGGAGGGGGAGATCGGAGGTCACGAATTACAATGAGATGGACTTGTTTGTGGATTTCATTGACAAAAGTGGATTGGGGGACACTCCTTGCAAAGGAAAAAAGTATACTTGGTATAATTGTGATAGGAAATCGTGTAGTAGGATTGATAGATTCATTGTTTCAGATAAGGTGGTGAATGATTGGGATGTGGTAGGCCAATTTGTGGGAGATAAAGATGTTTCTGATCATTGCCTGGTTTGGCTTGAAGTGGATAACAACAATTGGGGTCCAAAgccttttaaatttaataatgagTGGTTCTCCTTTAAATCTTTTGTTCCTTTTGTAGAAAAAGAATGGAAAGACCTTAAAGTAGAAGGAAGAGGTGACTTTGTGTTGAAAGAAAAATTACGCCTCctaaaagaaaaactcaaaaggTGGAATAAGGAtgtgtttggtagaattgatttggaAGTTGAGGAGGGAGCCAAGGATATCAATTTGGGTGACACATTGTTGGAATTGGAAGCGAATGGTGATCATTCCGTAATTGCCAACAAGAGGAAGGAAGCGACTTCTCGTTTTTGGTCTAAATTGATAATAAAAGAGATTATGTTGGTTCAAAGGGCGAGATTGAAATGGCTTAATTAAGGGGACTCTAATAGTGGGTATTTTCACAAAGTAATGAAGGATAAAAGAAGACATAATCATATAGGCCCGATCAATTCTTCGAGAGGTAATTTAAACTCAGTTAGTGAAATCAAGGAGGAAGTAGTGCGCCATTTATCTAACAAATTCGGCATAGTAGAGGAAGCAAATCCGCTATTAGATGGTATCTGTTTTGATATGATTAATGAGGAGGATTGTCGGTGGCTTGAAAGATCTTTCGAAGAGGTTGAAATCAAAGAAGCTATATGGGGTTGTGATGGATCTAAAATTCCGGGACCAGAtggtttctcttttctttttataaaaagatGTTGGTACTTTCTTAAAGAAGACGTTGTGCGTTTTTTGATCATTTTTTTGTAGGTGGAGAGCTTTCTAAGgtgatttcttcttcttttttggcATTGGTCCCTAATTCTTCCAATCCTTTATCGTTGGatgaatataggcccatttgcttgGTGGGATGTATGTATAAAGTGCTAACAAAAAATTTTGCGGGAAGATTGAAAAGGGTTTTGAATTCCATAATCTCTTATAaccaaagtgcttttgttccagAGAGACAACTTCTAGACGGCGTTCTTGTGGCTAATGAAGTGGTTGATTATTCTAGAAAGGAGGGGGCACCTTGCATTCTCTTCAAAGTTGATTCCGAAAAAACGTATGATAGTGTCTCTTGGAACTTTCTTCGTTATATTCTAGTTAGGATGGGGTTTGGAGAAAGATGGAGGAAGTGGATGGAGATTCTTATTTTCAAAAGAAACATGTCGGTGTTAGTCAATGGTAGTCCTACGACGGAATTTGTGGTCAAGAGAGGGTTGCGTCAAGAGTTCCTTATCGCCTTGTCTCTTTGTTTTAGTGACGGAGGCTCTA harbors:
- the LOC131624376 gene encoding uncharacterized protein LOC131624376 — its product is MKDKRRHNHIGPINSSRGNLNSVSEIKEEVVRHLSNKFGIVEEANPLLDGICFDMINEEDCRWLERSFEEVEIKEAIWGCDGSKIPGPDGGELSKVISSSFLALVPNSSNPLSLDEYRPICLVGCMYKVLTKNFAGRLKRVLNSIISYNQSAFVPERQLLDGVLVANEVVDYSRKEGAPCILFKVDSEKTYDSVSWNFLRYILVRMGFGERWRKWMEILIFKRNMSVLVNGSPTTEFVVKRGLRQEFLIALSLCFSDGGSNEVGSQID